CTGAACTTGAAGAAGGCCCATCGCGGCGAATAACCCCGAGATCATCGGCAGGTAGTTGTTTATGGCGGCAATTCCCGGCAGGAAAAGTCGGATACCGGCATAACAGACGATGACTACGAAGACCGGGGCAATTAGGGTAAGAAATGGCCTCTCCAATTCCGGCCTGGGGGACTCGACGGCTTTATTTTGGGCCGGAATTCGTCGCAGAAGAAAGGCGTAGCCAGTCGTGACTGAAAGGAGACAAAGGGGAAACTGCAGCAGGATAAACTGCCAGACTTAAACGATGCCCAGGATTGTTTGGTTGTGGCCAGAGGCCGCGCTATGTTGTGATATCTTTAAAGATCACTATAGCCAGATGGCCGGTCATTTCCCACGCCTTCTGAAATTTCTTGATACTCAGTAGTCTCCGTCCATCCATCGGGTCAAGAACCAGCACTTCGCTTTCTGTAATATGCTCGATCACCATCGCATGAGTGCAGAATATCTGCTCCAGGGGAAATACATTCACGTAGACAATTGGGAAGATTCCTCTGCGCAGAAGATCCTTCAGTCTGGCAACATCAAGGCTTGCCGCAGAGGCTTGAAAGCCAAAATCCTGGGCGCAAGCTGCAATGTTTTGAGCATAAGTCCCAAGCTCTGTAGTCCCACACCGGTTCCTCAGTGTCTTTTCATCCTCCTCGATACCGTAGAAACTCAGAATCATCCTCAGACAGGCTACAGCGCATGAGGAGGGCTTTTCCTGCCTACGAAAAGACAGCTTCGATTTCACGCTTTTTCCCTTCGTAAAGCTCTTTTGCGGTCCTCTCCATTTCCTCAAACGGTGTCCAGCCGACTACATTTCCCAATTCAGCATCAACGGCCACTACGCCCACTTCGCCAACGATGCCAAGCTTAGGATAGGTCAGAACAACAGGAACGGCCCAGATCGATTGGGTGGGAAAAACTACTCGTGTTGGAAAGCCCGCCGAAAACATATCCCGAAGATAAGATAAGACAAATTGATTGGCGGTCAAAAAAGCTTGCTTTGAATCAATTTGAGGGGCCACCTGTGGGGCCTTGAGGTTCGATGAAGCAATCGCCTGGTCTGGCATCTTTTTCTCCTTCCTGATATGCTTACGCTATGTTACACCTCTCTGCCTTAATAGGTATTTATCGTGACCTCGAGTTTTGCTTTAAATTTTAACACATAATTGAGTTAGATGTCAAGAAGAAATAAAAAGTTAGGGAGAAAAAAATCATTCTTCCCCGCTGAAGGAAAACGTAATCGTTCACCACAGAGACACTGAGACACGGAGAATGATTTTAGGTAACCGTTCAGCCACCAAGGCACGAAGACACGAAGGGGAAAAAGTATGTGTCTTAGAGAGCAGTAGAGCAATAGAGCAACAGTTCTGGAACTTTCAGAAAAGTCTTTAACTACTGCTCTGCTGCTCTACTGCTCTACTGCTCTATTTTTGTGTCTTAGTGTCTTTATGGCTAAACACTTACAGACGATAGAAGATACTCGCTTATCTTATTAAGGCGAGCTTGCCGCTCCTTCTGCCGCCATTTTTATCAGTAATAAGGTAGAGGTAAACCCCGCTGGCTACTGCCCGGCCATAATCATTCCTTCCCTTCCATTCAGTCGAACCAGTGGTGATATCTTCTTTGATCCAGACCAATTCCCCGGCTATGTTGTAAATCCTGATGGTTGCTTCAAAACTAAGACCCAGAAATTTAACGGTGGCATCCCGGGCCGGTCTAAAGGGATTGGGATAGACTAAAACCTTATCAAGGCCAGAGGCAGCTTTTCCAAAAAGGCTAAAGAGACTCAGATGCTCGGTCGCGGCGGTGCAGATATTATCCTCGGCGTAGACAGTAGTCGGAAGCGCAAGCCAGCCTTGGCCATCCCATTGATGGATAACCAGGGTCTCCTCTAATATCTCTTTCCCATCTACGATTCCGTTATTGTCGCTATCTTCATAGGCCATGGAGATGATGATCGGCTCAGTTAGTTGAGCTTCGCTGTCTTCCAGAGAGACATCAACATAAATCCCTGTTGGATTCTCTTTCGGCGATGGTAATGTTTCCGGCGCTGGGGAGGAAATCCTGACCACTGTCTCTTGTTTTAAAGCGCCGGCAGGCACCGTAACTTTGGTGCCATCTCCCTTGTCAACTACTGTAAGTTGCGTAAAATCGACCTTCCCTTCCACATAGTCATTTTTGCTATGATTTACTATCACCCTGATAAATGAAGGCTTCGGGTCAGTATTGCCATCCGTGTCTTCAGCCACGGCCCTCAATTGATATTCCCCATCTGGCAACTTCGATGTATCCCAGGTTACTTTGAATGCGGAATGCGGAATAGTCCGCGGCCCACGGCCCACGACCGATGGCCGGCTGTTTGCCTTCTTCTGTGGACTGTGGACGGTGGACTGTGGACTATCGGATCTATCAATATCAAGCCAGGTTGAATCAGAACTCGCCCTGTATTGGAACAGAACAGAGTCAATAACGACTCCGCCATCCGCCATCACTATGACCCCATCTCCTGAGACCCTCGTTCCAGGCGTTGGTCTGACTATAGTGGCTCTGGCTATTTCATTGATAATCACGGTCACATCGGCTTTGCTATCCTGTTCCCCATTGGGGTCAGTGAGGATGAGGGTCACATCGTCCTGGCCATATTGGTTGGGAAGTGGGATAATAGTTAGCCGGTTGTTGACCACTTCAGCAGTAAAGACCAATCCACCATCCGAAGCAGTGTCAACCGTGTCCAGGTCGATGCTCCAGGTGAGACCGGTATCATCCACGTCTGAGCCGTAAGGGCTGAGGTCAAAGCCGGCTGGGGTGTCTTCGGGGGTAGTAAAGTCATCGCCGGCCGGGTCGATCACCGGCGGGTCATTGACCGGGGCGACTATCACGGTTACATCGGCTTTAGTGTCCTGGGCACCATTTGGGTTGGTGAGTATTAGGGTCACATCGTCCTGGCCATATTGGTTGGGAAGTGGGATAATAGTTAGCCGGTTGTTGACCACTTCAGCAGTAAAGACCAATCCGCCATCCGAAGCAGTGTCAACCGTGTCCGGGTCGATGCTCCAGGTGAGACCGGTATCATCCACGTCTGAGCCGTAAGGGCTGAGGTCAAAGCCGGCTGGGGTATCTTCGGGGGTAGTAAAGTCATCGCCGGCCGGGTCGATCACCGGCGGGTCATTGACCGGGGCGACTATCACGGTTACATCGGCTTTAGTGTCCTGGGCGCCATTTGGGTCGGTGAGTATTAGGGTCACATCGTCCTGGCCATATTGGTTGGGAAGTGGGATAATAGTTAGCCGGTTGTTGACCACTTCAGCAGTAAAGACCAATCCACCATCCGAAGCAGTGTCAACCGTGTCCGGGTCGATGCTCCAGGTGAGACCGGTATCATCCATGTCTGAGCCGTAAGGGCTGAGGTCAAAGTCGGCTGGGGTGTCTTCGGAGGTAGTAAAGTCATCGCAGGCCGGGTCGATCACCGGCGGGTCATTGACCGGGGCGACTATCACGGTCACATCGGCTTTGGTATCCTGACTTCCCTTCGGATCATTCAACCAGAGGGTTACATCGTCCTGGCCATATTGGTTGGGAAGTGGGATAATAGTTAGCCGGTTGTTGGCTACCTCAGCCGTAAAGAGGATAGTAGCGACACTGTTCGGATCGAGAGTCCAGGTGAGACCGGTATNNNNNNNNNNNNNNNNNNNNNNNNNNNNNNNNNNNNNNNNNNNNNNNNNNNNNNNNNNNNNNNNNNNNNNNNNNNNNNNNNNNNNNNNNNNNNNNNNNNNAAAGAGGATAGTAGCGACACTGTTCGGATCGAGAGTCCAGGTGAGACCGGTATCATCTATGTCTGAGCCATAAGGCGTCAGGCCAAAGGTAGCCGGGGTGTCTTCGGGGGTAGTAAAGTCATCGCAGACAGGGTCGATCACCGGCGGATCATTGACCGGCCTGATGATGATGGTCACATCGGCCTTGATATATTTTGCTCCTTCAGAATCGGTCAGGATAAGGGTTATGTCGTCCTGACCGTGCTGGTTAGGTTGAGGAACAATGGTCAGAAGTGTATCCGATAAATTAGCCTCAAAGAGACCGGTATCTACGCTGGTGAGAC
This bacterium DNA region includes the following protein-coding sequences:
- a CDS encoding cysteine peptidase family C39 domain-containing protein → MKSKLSFRRQEKPSSCAVACLRMILSFYGIEEDEKTLRNRCGTTELGTYAQNIAACAQDFGFQASAASLDVARLKDLLRRGIFPIVYVNVFPLEQIFCTHAMVIEHITESEVLVLDPMDGRRLLSIKKFQKAWEMTGHLAIVIFKDITT
- a CDS encoding Ig-like domain-containing protein; translated protein: TGLTWTLDPNSVATILFTAEVANNRLTIIPLPNQYGQDDVTLWLNDPKGSQDTKADVTVIVAPVNDPPVIDPACDDFTTSEDTPADFDLSPYGSDMDDTGLTWSIDPDTVDTASDGGLVFTAEVVNNRLTIIPLPNQYGQDDVTLILTDPNGAQDTKADVTVIVAPVNDPPVIDPAGDDFTTPEDTPAGFDLSPYGSDVDDTGLTWSIDPDTVDTASDGGLVFTAEVVNNRLTIIPLPNQYGQDDVTLILTNPNGAQDTKADVTVIVAPVNDPPVIDPAGDDFTTPEDTPAGFDLSPYGSDVDDTGLTWSIDLDTVDTASDGGLVFTAEVVNNRLTIIPLPNQYGQDDVTLILTDPNGEQDSKADVTVIINEIARATIVRPTPGTRVSGDGVIVMADGGVVIDSVLFQYRASSDSTWLDIDRSDSPQSTVHSPQKKANSRPSVVGRGPRTIPHSAFKVTWDTSKLPDGEYQLRAVAEDTDGNTDPKPSFIRVIVNHSKNDYVEGKVDFTQLTVVDKGDGTKVTVPAGALKQETVVRISSPAPETLPSPKENPTGIYVDVSLEDSEAQLTEPIIISMAYEDSDNNGIVDGKEILEETLVIHQWDGQGWLALPTTVYAEDNICTAATEHLSLFSLFGKAASGLDKVLVYPNPFRPARDATVKFLGLSFEATIRIYNIAGELVWIKEDITTGSTEWKGRNDYGRAVASGVYLYLITDKNGGRRSGKLALIR